In Ailuropoda melanoleuca isolate Jingjing chromosome 4, ASM200744v2, whole genome shotgun sequence, the following proteins share a genomic window:
- the SPRED2 gene encoding sprouty-related, EVH1 domain-containing protein 2 isoform X2, whose amino-acid sequence MGAQDWSDSYIVRVKAVVMTRDDSSGGWFPQEGGGISRVGVCKVMHPEGNGRSGFLIHGERQKDKLVVLECYVRKDLVYTKANPTFHHWKVDNRKFGLTFQSPADARAFDRGVRKAIEDLIEGSTTSSSTIHNEAELGDDDVFTTATDSSSNSSQKREQPTRTISSPTSCEHRRIYTLGHLHDSYPTDHYHLEQPMPRPYRQVSFPDDDEEIVRINPREKIWLTGYEDYRHAPVRGKSPDTSDDADSYVRFAKGDVPKHDYNYPYVDSSDFGLGEDPKGRGGGVIKTQPSRGKSRRRKEDGERSRCEYCRDMFNHEENRRGHCQDAPDSVRTCIRRVSCMWCADSMLYHCMSDPEGDYTDPCSCDTSDEKFCLRWMALIALSFLAPCMCCYLPLRACYHCGVMCRCCGGKHKAAV is encoded by the exons TGACAGCTATATTGTGCGTGTCAAGGCTGTGGTTATGACCAGAGATGACTCCAGCGGGGGATGGTTCCCACAGGAAGGAGGCGGGATCAGTCGCGTGGGGGTCTGTAAGGTCATGCACCCCGAAGGCAATGGACGAAGCGGCTTTCTCATCCATGGTGAACGACAGAAAGACAAACTG GTGGTATTGGAATGCTATGTAAGAAAGGACTTGGTCTACACCAAAGCCAACCCAACCTTTCATCATTGGAAGGTCGACAATAGGAAGTTTGGACTTACTTTCCAAAGCCCTGCTGATGCTCGAGCCTTTGACAGGGGAGTGAGGAAAGCAATCGAGGACCTTATAGAAG gCTCAACCACATCATCTTCCACCATCCATAATGAAGCCGAGCTTGGCGATGATGACGTTTTTACA ACAGCTACAGACAGTTCTTCTAATTCCTCCCAGAAGAGGGAACAACCTACTCGGACAATCTCCTCTCCCACATCCTGTGAGCACCGGAGGATTTATACCCTGGGCCACCTCCACGACTCATACCCCACGGACCACTATCACCTCGAACAG CCAATGCCGAGGCCCTACCGCCAGGTGAGCTTCCCCGACGACGACGAGGAGATCGTGCGCATCAACCCGAGGGAGAAGATCTGGCTGACGGGCTACGAGGACTACCGGCACGCGCCCGTGCGGGGCAAGTCCCCGGACACGTCGGACGACGCTGACTCGTACGTGCGCTTCGCCAAGGGCGACGTCCCCAAGCACGACTACAATTACCCATACGTGGACTCCTCGGACTTTGGCCTCGGCGAGGACCCCAAAGGGCGCGGGGGCGGCGTGATCAAGACCCAGCCGTCCCGGGGCAAGTCCCGGCGGCGGAAGGAGGACGGCGAGCGCTCCCGGTGCGAGTACTGCAGGGACATGTTCAACCACGAGGAGAACCGGAGGGGCCACTGTCAGGACGCGCCCGACTCCGTGAGAACTTGCATCCGCCGCGTGAGCTGTATGTGGTGTGCGGACAGCATGCTCTATCACTGTATGTCGGACCCCGAGGGGGACTACACAGACCCGTGCTCGTGCGATACTAGCGACGAGAAGTTTTGCCTCCGGTGGATGGCTCTTATTGCCTTGTCCTTCCTGGCCCCCTGTATGTGCTGTTACCTGCCCCTTCGGGCCTGCTACCACTGCGGGGTGATGTGCAGGTGCTGCGGGGGGAAGCACAAAGCGGCCGTGTGA
- the SPRED2 gene encoding sprouty-related, EVH1 domain-containing protein 2 isoform X1, with product MTEETHPDDDSYIVRVKAVVMTRDDSSGGWFPQEGGGISRVGVCKVMHPEGNGRSGFLIHGERQKDKLVVLECYVRKDLVYTKANPTFHHWKVDNRKFGLTFQSPADARAFDRGVRKAIEDLIEGSTTSSSTIHNEAELGDDDVFTTATDSSSNSSQKREQPTRTISSPTSCEHRRIYTLGHLHDSYPTDHYHLEQPMPRPYRQVSFPDDDEEIVRINPREKIWLTGYEDYRHAPVRGKSPDTSDDADSYVRFAKGDVPKHDYNYPYVDSSDFGLGEDPKGRGGGVIKTQPSRGKSRRRKEDGERSRCEYCRDMFNHEENRRGHCQDAPDSVRTCIRRVSCMWCADSMLYHCMSDPEGDYTDPCSCDTSDEKFCLRWMALIALSFLAPCMCCYLPLRACYHCGVMCRCCGGKHKAAV from the exons TGACAGCTATATTGTGCGTGTCAAGGCTGTGGTTATGACCAGAGATGACTCCAGCGGGGGATGGTTCCCACAGGAAGGAGGCGGGATCAGTCGCGTGGGGGTCTGTAAGGTCATGCACCCCGAAGGCAATGGACGAAGCGGCTTTCTCATCCATGGTGAACGACAGAAAGACAAACTG GTGGTATTGGAATGCTATGTAAGAAAGGACTTGGTCTACACCAAAGCCAACCCAACCTTTCATCATTGGAAGGTCGACAATAGGAAGTTTGGACTTACTTTCCAAAGCCCTGCTGATGCTCGAGCCTTTGACAGGGGAGTGAGGAAAGCAATCGAGGACCTTATAGAAG gCTCAACCACATCATCTTCCACCATCCATAATGAAGCCGAGCTTGGCGATGATGACGTTTTTACA ACAGCTACAGACAGTTCTTCTAATTCCTCCCAGAAGAGGGAACAACCTACTCGGACAATCTCCTCTCCCACATCCTGTGAGCACCGGAGGATTTATACCCTGGGCCACCTCCACGACTCATACCCCACGGACCACTATCACCTCGAACAG CCAATGCCGAGGCCCTACCGCCAGGTGAGCTTCCCCGACGACGACGAGGAGATCGTGCGCATCAACCCGAGGGAGAAGATCTGGCTGACGGGCTACGAGGACTACCGGCACGCGCCCGTGCGGGGCAAGTCCCCGGACACGTCGGACGACGCTGACTCGTACGTGCGCTTCGCCAAGGGCGACGTCCCCAAGCACGACTACAATTACCCATACGTGGACTCCTCGGACTTTGGCCTCGGCGAGGACCCCAAAGGGCGCGGGGGCGGCGTGATCAAGACCCAGCCGTCCCGGGGCAAGTCCCGGCGGCGGAAGGAGGACGGCGAGCGCTCCCGGTGCGAGTACTGCAGGGACATGTTCAACCACGAGGAGAACCGGAGGGGCCACTGTCAGGACGCGCCCGACTCCGTGAGAACTTGCATCCGCCGCGTGAGCTGTATGTGGTGTGCGGACAGCATGCTCTATCACTGTATGTCGGACCCCGAGGGGGACTACACAGACCCGTGCTCGTGCGATACTAGCGACGAGAAGTTTTGCCTCCGGTGGATGGCTCTTATTGCCTTGTCCTTCCTGGCCCCCTGTATGTGCTGTTACCTGCCCCTTCGGGCCTGCTACCACTGCGGGGTGATGTGCAGGTGCTGCGGGGGGAAGCACAAAGCGGCCGTGTGA